AGGCGCGGCGCCCGCGCCCGGCCGGCGTCTCGGCGGCCTGGTCGGGCCTGGTCGGGCCTGGTCCGGCCGGGGTACGGGGCCCGGCGCACGTGTGCGGCTCAGGCCCGCTGGCGCCGCCGCGCCGCGGACATCGCCCGGTCGGCCTCGCGACGGTCCTGCTTCTCCCGCAGGGTCTGCCGCTTGTCGTACTCCTTCTTGCCCTTCGCCAGGGCGATCTCGACCTTGGCCCGGCCGTCCTTGAAGTACAGGGCGAGCGGCACGATGGTGTGGCCCGTCTCCTGGGACTTGGACTCCAGCTTGTCGATCTCCTCCCGGTGCAGCAGCAGCTTCCGCTTCCGCCGGGCGCTGTGGTTGGTCCAGGTGCCCTGGCTGTACTCCGGCACATGGACGTTGTGCAGCCACGCCTCGTGGTCGTGGATGTCGACGAACCCGTCAGCCAGCGAGGCCCGCCCCTGACGCAGCGACTTCACCTCGGTACCCATCAGCACGAGACCGCACTCGTAGGTGTCGAGGATGTGGTAGTCGTGCCGCGCC
The Streptomyces tirandamycinicus DNA segment above includes these coding regions:
- the smpB gene encoding SsrA-binding protein SmpB, with protein sequence MAKEKGRKLIAQNKKARHDYHILDTYECGLVLMGTEVKSLRQGRASLADGFVDIHDHEAWLHNVHVPEYSQGTWTNHSARRKRKLLLHREEIDKLESKSQETGHTIVPLALYFKDGRAKVEIALAKGKKEYDKRQTLREKQDRREADRAMSAARRRQRA